CGGCGGACTCCTCACGGACGTCTGGGGGTGGCGCTCCAACTTCTTCGTCGGTGTGCCGTTCGCGATCCTGGCGCTCGTGCTGCTGCAGTTCACGCTGCATCTGCCGAAGCCCCAGCGCGACACCAAGGTGTCGATCGACTACTTCGGCATCGTGCTTCTCGCAGTCGGCGTCTCGACGCTCCTCATCTGGGTGTCGATGGGCGGCAGCCAGTTCGACTGGGACTCCTCGACGAGCATCATGCTCGCCGTGACCGCCGGTGTCGCGATCGCCGCGTTCATCACGGTCGAGTTCTTCGTCAAGGAGCCGATCGTGCCGATGTCGCTGTTCCGCAACCGCACCTTCACGCTCTCGGTCATCGCGTCGATCGCCATCGGCGTCTCGATGTTCGCGACGTCCGTGTTCCTCGCGCAGTACTTCCAGCTCGCCCGCGGCGCCACGCCCACCGAGTCCGGCCTCATGACCATCCCGATGATCATCGGCCAGATGGGTGCGTCGATCGTCATCGGCCAGCTCGTGAGCCGCTTCGGCAAGTGGAAGGGCTGGATGCTGACCGGCTCGGTCCTGACCACGGTCGGCGTGAGCCTCATGGCGACCCTGCGCTACGACACCCCGTTCCCGCTCGTGGCCGTCTACATGTTCGTCCTCGGCGCCGGTCTCGGCATGGTCATGCAGAACCTCACCCTGATCGTGCAGAACGACACCGCCCCGCAGCAGCTGGGTGCCGCCTCGTCGAACGTCAACTTCTTCCGCACGATCGCCGGCACCATCGGTGTGACCGTGATGGGCTCGCTCCTGTCGACCAGCGTCGCCAGCTACATCACCGACGGCCTCGACGGCTTCGTGCCGACGACGCCCGACGAGGTCAGCGCGCTGGAGCACCTCGCTTCGGGCGACGTCCCGAAGGTCGGCCAGCTCCCTGACACGATCCGCGCGATCGTCGAAGGCGCCTACGGTCACGGCATCGCCGATGCGTTCATCATCGCGATCCCGCTCGCCGTGATCGCCGTCATCGCGATCGCGTTCATCAGGAACAAGCCGCTCTCGACGAAGAACGCCGCCGAGCAGCTCCGCGACCAGGCCGAGGAATCGGTCATCGAGGTCGCCGAGGCCGAGGTGGGCGCATCGCTCTCGACCGGAACCATCCGGATCGCGAGCGCCGAGCCCACGTCGCCGAGCACTGCGCCGGTGACCGTGCTCGAGCGCGAGGATCGGGAGCAGAGGCGCTGACGTGGTCACCTCGGTCACCTCGGAAGCGACGGCGTCTCGCGACGTGGACAGTGCGCTCGGAGACCTCCAGACGCATCTGAGCCTCATCTTCGCGAGGACCCGGACGCTCTGGAAGGAATCCGCAGCGCGCATCGACCCGGAGCTGCAGGTCGGCGGCTACAAGCTGCTGACGTTCATCGAGCGGGCCGAGACGGCGAACGCGCACGAGCTCGCCGAGCGCTTCGAGATGGACAAGTCGGTGATCAGCCGTCAGGTGCGGATGCTGGAGGATCTCGGTCTGATCGAGTCCCGCCCCGACGAGCGCGATGGGCGGCTGCGGGTCCTGACGGCGACGCCGTCGGCCCGCGCCGCTCTCGCCGAGCTGCGCCGTGACCATGCCACACGCCTGCGCACGGTCGTGGCGGAGCTGACGCAGGACGAGGTCGATGCGGCATCCAAGGTCTTCCGGCTGCTCGCCGAGATCTGACGCCCGCAGGATCAGGCGATCACGGGGGATCAGGCCGAAACGGGGCGGACTCGCCTGATCCCTCGGGTTCGCCTGATCTCGCGAGGCGGGGCCGCGCCGTAAGCTGGCGGTCATGAGCGCCTCGCCCGACGAACCCGCCGGAACCGGTGCATCCGCGGCCGCTCCTGACGACGCGGGAAGCAGCGAGGTCGGAAGCGCCGAGCTCGATCAGGCCATCTCGCGCGTGGAGCACGAGCTCGGGCGGCTCTTCGCCCGCATCCGCGTGAGCTGGCGTGAAGCCGCGACGACCGTGCATCCGGATCTGCAGCCGCTCGGCTACCAGGTGCTGACGTCGATCGCGACGGGCAAG
This genomic interval from Microbacterium sp. LWH11-1.2 contains the following:
- a CDS encoding MarR family transcriptional regulator, which produces MVTSVTSEATASRDVDSALGDLQTHLSLIFARTRTLWKESAARIDPELQVGGYKLLTFIERAETANAHELAERFEMDKSVISRQVRMLEDLGLIESRPDERDGRLRVLTATPSARAALAELRRDHATRLRTVVAELTQDEVDAASKVFRLLAEI
- a CDS encoding DHA2 family efflux MFS transporter permease subunit, which translates into the protein MTNASPSSAAEAVRSPREVFTAISGLVVGMFVAVLSGTVVSTSMPVIIADLGGTQSQYTWVITASLLATAVSTPIWGKLADLVDRKILVQISLILFTVGTVIAGFSTDTNMLIAVRVVQGIGVGGLMSLVMIAVALIISPRERGKYMGVVGGIMALGTIGGPLLGGLLTDVWGWRSNFFVGVPFAILALVLLQFTLHLPKPQRDTKVSIDYFGIVLLAVGVSTLLIWVSMGGSQFDWDSSTSIMLAVTAGVAIAAFITVEFFVKEPIVPMSLFRNRTFTLSVIASIAIGVSMFATSVFLAQYFQLARGATPTESGLMTIPMIIGQMGASIVIGQLVSRFGKWKGWMLTGSVLTTVGVSLMATLRYDTPFPLVAVYMFVLGAGLGMVMQNLTLIVQNDTAPQQLGAASSNVNFFRTIAGTIGVTVMGSLLSTSVASYITDGLDGFVPTTPDEVSALEHLASGDVPKVGQLPDTIRAIVEGAYGHGIADAFIIAIPLAVIAVIAIAFIRNKPLSTKNAAEQLRDQAEESVIEVAEAEVGASLSTGTIRIASAEPTSPSTAPVTVLEREDREQRR